The proteins below come from a single Prochlorococcus marinus str. MIT 9215 genomic window:
- the petL gene encoding cytochrome b6-f complex subunit PetL has product MNIIFYFAFIGFGFGAAFALDKLLRAVKLI; this is encoded by the coding sequence ATGAACATCATTTTCTATTTTGCATTTATTGGTTTTGGTTTTGGAGCTGCTTTTGCATTAGATAAGCTCTTAAGAGCAGTAAAATTAATTTAA
- a CDS encoding DUF4346 domain-containing protein — translation MDSQNSFDEKTMIDNKLSNRYIDLDPNGYFIIKVDLEENKIILEHFLNNINDDGYALDPETNEPIKCDSQNKRVSNEVFKGISAKQLGIMITEERNDLITRFDHALYLGRELQKAEECLYKRLPYIQD, via the coding sequence ATGGATTCTCAGAACAGTTTCGATGAAAAAACAATGATTGACAATAAACTATCCAACAGATATATAGATTTAGATCCAAACGGTTATTTTATTATCAAAGTAGATTTAGAAGAAAACAAAATAATTTTAGAGCACTTTCTAAATAATATTAATGATGACGGATATGCGCTTGACCCAGAAACAAATGAACCAATTAAATGCGACTCTCAAAATAAAAGAGTTAGTAATGAAGTTTTTAAAGGTATTAGTGCGAAACAACTTGGAATAATGATCACTGAAGAAAGAAATGACTTAATAACCAGATTCGACCATGCCCTATATTTAGGCCGGGAACTACAAAAAGCAGAAGAATGTTTATACAAAAGATTACCGTATATCCAAGATTAA